A genome region from Fervidobacterium changbaicum includes the following:
- the ortA gene encoding 2-amino-4-oxopentanoate thiolase subunit OrtA: MLANLAKKGDWVQVQVTILQPHERAPQVPEDTKKVPLEMRVKGFLQDEAAEIGAMVTIKTMTGRLVTGKLVSVNPKYEHDFGEPVPELITIGMELREILESSDGDEK; this comes from the coding sequence ATGCTCGCTAATCTTGCCAAGAAAGGCGATTGGGTGCAGGTTCAGGTGACGATACTCCAGCCGCACGAACGTGCACCGCAAGTACCTGAAGATACCAAAAAAGTTCCCCTTGAAATGAGAGTAAAAGGTTTTTTACAAGACGAAGCTGCCGAAATAGGTGCAATGGTGACAATAAAAACAATGACTGGCAGATTGGTAACCGGGAAACTCGTTTCGGTTAATCCAAAATACGAACACGACTTCGGTGAACCCGTACCAGAGCTCATCACGATAGGTATGGAACTACGGGAAATATTGGAATCATCGGATGGTGATGAGAAATGA